The Haloplanus salinarum genome includes a region encoding these proteins:
- a CDS encoding zinc ribbon domain-containing protein: MELIDEYDTSQTCSRCDSEGVRATQGRFECPEWGLDDKNGSLNIGNRAAGKFSKPLSEAGTVLAEPETQVIVPRDDEPANPSVSVGATSGGGTPRL, encoded by the coding sequence GTGGAGTTGATCGACGAATACGACACGTCGCAGACGTGCAGCCGCTGTGACAGCGAAGGCGTCCGAGCAACGCAGGGACGCTTCGAGTGTCCCGAGTGGGGGCTGGACGACAAGAACGGTTCGCTAAACATCGGCAACCGAGCCGCGGGCAAGTTCTCGAAACCGCTGTCTGAAGCGGGGACTGTACTGGCAGAGCCCGAAACGCAGGTCATCGTCCCGCGTGACGACGAACCTGCGAACCCCTCGGTGTCCGTGGGTGCAACCTCCGGTGGGGGAACCCCACGGCTTTAG
- a CDS encoding transposase, whose amino-acid sequence MVTVAVTAKFHNPSLSRRKEWQHATRLYRDTKQFCIDGWENGDFGKSVTTASIDNDLYSAIQNQAIREAKSDHNKDGEVRYRESQPFAVNNQNWEIDTTENGTVVVGFPCVSQWWYTPIEVYDDIANPVDRLVEGDADKTRLQVYRRGDDWYCTFNIEYDADTSGETPIGVDIGERHILAVTAYDEDESMLVSGGEAKYVRRKYRSLRESLSKAGALRARNRVGDKEQRRIKDMNHKLSRRLITFAEQFENPVIRMEDLEGIRENSSWSGVHSWHFHQLQQFITYKAERAGVRVEKVDAYHTSQRCSACGSMGTRDGDHFSCTECGRGRHADLNASENIAQREGEPCTA is encoded by the coding sequence ATGGTCACGGTGGCCGTCACCGCGAAGTTCCACAATCCATCCCTCTCACGGCGCAAAGAGTGGCAACACGCCACTCGCCTCTACCGTGACACCAAGCAATTTTGTATCGACGGATGGGAGAACGGCGACTTTGGCAAATCCGTGACCACGGCTAGCATCGACAACGACCTCTACTCGGCAATCCAGAACCAAGCCATCCGGGAGGCAAAATCCGACCATAATAAGGACGGAGAGGTTCGCTACCGAGAGAGTCAGCCGTTCGCCGTCAACAACCAGAACTGGGAAATCGACACGACTGAGAACGGCACGGTCGTCGTCGGCTTCCCATGCGTCTCTCAATGGTGGTACACCCCGATAGAGGTGTACGACGACATTGCCAATCCAGTAGACCGACTAGTCGAAGGTGACGCCGACAAGACTCGTCTACAGGTCTACCGTCGCGGAGACGACTGGTATTGTACGTTCAATATCGAGTACGACGCCGATACGTCGGGCGAGACGCCCATCGGTGTCGATATTGGTGAACGACACATCCTCGCTGTGACCGCCTACGATGAGGACGAGTCGATGCTGGTGTCTGGTGGTGAGGCGAAGTACGTTCGACGCAAATATCGTTCCCTACGCGAGTCGCTATCGAAAGCGGGTGCGCTTCGCGCACGCAACCGCGTGGGTGACAAAGAACAGCGTCGGATCAAAGACATGAACCACAAACTCTCCCGTCGCCTCATCACGTTCGCGGAACAGTTCGAGAACCCCGTCATTCGGATGGAAGATCTCGAAGGCATCCGCGAGAACAGTTCGTGGTCGGGCGTCCACTCGTGGCACTTCCACCAACTCCAACAGTTCATTACGTACAAAGCCGAACGCGCTGGTGTTCGCGTTGAAAAGGTCGATGCGTACCATACCAGCCAGCGGTGTTCGGCGTGTGGTTCGATGGGAACCCGTGATGGCGACCACTTTTCGTGTACGGAGTGTGGCCGTGGACGACACGCCGACCTGAACGCTTCGGAGAATATCGCACAACGGGAGGGTGAACCATGCACGGCGTAA
- a CDS encoding ABC transporter ATP-binding protein translates to MARLELDDVTKVFDTSAETIVAVEELNLDIKDGEFIVVVGPSGCGKSTTLRMIAGLETVTDGEIRLANERINEKSPKDRDIAMVFQSYALYPHKTVRQNMAYGLHLSTDLDDEEIDRRVQEAAEMMGIEDLLDKKPSSLSGGQQQRVATGRAIVREPSVFLFDEPLSNLDAKLRKHMRTELSRIHSEVGITTVYVTHDQEEAMTMADRIVILDQGTLQQVGAPKEVYHEPVNRFVANFIGSPSMNFVDVDLELESDGSGRLVGDDFDYEVSSRLLQPLDSSTTEVEFGIRPENVRIDPDAPTAKSIETTVDVVEVVGSDNFIYLDLAGEEFRVRTPSEVEPTEGETVRLTFDEDDIHLFDSASGEALVHGFPDTDVSATAEQSDTTAD, encoded by the coding sequence ATGGCACGCCTCGAACTAGACGACGTAACGAAAGTATTCGACACGAGCGCCGAGACCATCGTCGCGGTCGAAGAGCTCAATCTGGACATCAAGGACGGCGAGTTCATCGTCGTCGTCGGCCCCTCCGGCTGTGGGAAGTCGACGACGCTCCGCATGATCGCCGGCCTGGAGACGGTCACCGACGGGGAGATCCGGCTGGCGAACGAACGGATCAACGAGAAATCGCCGAAGGATCGGGACATCGCGATGGTGTTCCAGTCGTACGCGCTGTACCCGCACAAGACGGTGCGGCAGAACATGGCCTACGGCCTCCACCTGAGTACGGACCTCGACGACGAGGAGATCGATCGCCGCGTGCAGGAGGCCGCCGAGATGATGGGCATCGAGGACCTGCTCGACAAGAAGCCGTCCTCGCTGTCCGGCGGCCAGCAGCAACGCGTCGCGACCGGTCGGGCCATCGTCCGCGAGCCCTCCGTGTTCCTCTTCGACGAACCGCTCTCGAACCTCGACGCGAAGCTCCGCAAACACATGCGGACCGAGCTCTCCCGGATCCACTCCGAGGTCGGGATCACGACCGTCTACGTCACCCACGACCAGGAGGAGGCGATGACGATGGCCGACCGCATCGTCATCCTCGATCAGGGGACGCTCCAGCAGGTCGGCGCACCGAAGGAGGTCTACCACGAGCCGGTGAACCGCTTCGTCGCGAACTTCATCGGCTCGCCGTCGATGAACTTCGTCGACGTCGACCTGGAACTCGAATCGGACGGCTCCGGCCGGCTCGTCGGCGACGACTTCGACTACGAGGTGAGCAGTCGACTGCTCCAGCCCCTCGACTCCAGCACCACCGAGGTCGAGTTCGGCATCCGCCCCGAGAACGTCCGGATCGACCCCGACGCGCCGACGGCAAAGAGCATCGAGACGACCGTCGACGTCGTCGAAGTCGTCGGCTCGGACAACTTCATCTATCTGGACCTCGCCGGCGAGGAGTTCCGCGTCCGGACGCCCTCGGAGGTCGAACCGACCGAGGGGGAGACGGTCCGGCTCACCTTCGACGAGGACGACATCCACCTGTTCGACAGCGCGTCCGGCGAGGCGCTCGTCCACGGCTTCCCCGACACGGACGTCAGCGCGACCGCGGAGCAGTCCGACACGACCGCCGACTGA
- a CDS encoding carbohydrate ABC transporter permease — MLNDTKRNRALLYAGIAAFALFAIVPYYWVIRTSFLTNIAAISPDTGFIPALSKLTLESYTQIWDRFAFVTFFRNSIIVSVAATVISLFFAIPGAYAFARLDFPGRKALFYTAVFTIMFPWIVLTIPVYEVFYFLDLVNTLVGVIIALSIFVLPQNIWLLQGFFRQGIPESIEEAALIDGHNELTAFLRVVLPLSLPAVAAAALFAFLTAWNNFLWVFVLTTDTEVRTATVAIYYILGSDVLREWNVLMASLVLLVAPPVIFYGLSRRYVGEGLGGTPG; from the coding sequence ATGCTCAACGACACCAAACGAAACCGCGCGCTCCTGTACGCCGGCATCGCCGCCTTCGCGCTGTTCGCCATCGTCCCGTACTACTGGGTGATCCGGACGTCGTTCCTGACGAACATCGCCGCGATCAGCCCCGATACGGGGTTCATCCCGGCGCTCAGTAAGCTCACACTCGAATCGTACACACAGATCTGGGACCGGTTCGCCTTCGTGACGTTCTTCCGGAACAGCATCATCGTCTCCGTGGCCGCGACGGTCATCTCGCTGTTCTTCGCGATCCCGGGGGCCTACGCCTTCGCCCGACTCGACTTCCCGGGCCGGAAGGCGCTGTTCTACACCGCCGTGTTCACGATCATGTTCCCGTGGATCGTGCTGACGATTCCGGTCTACGAGGTGTTCTACTTCCTCGACCTGGTGAACACCCTCGTGGGTGTGATCATCGCCCTCTCGATTTTCGTCCTGCCACAGAACATCTGGCTGCTCCAGGGGTTCTTCAGGCAGGGCATCCCCGAGAGCATCGAGGAGGCGGCGCTCATCGACGGCCACAACGAACTCACGGCCTTCCTCAGGGTCGTGTTGCCGCTGAGCCTGCCGGCCGTCGCGGCGGCGGCGCTCTTTGCCTTCCTGACCGCGTGGAACAACTTCCTCTGGGTGTTCGTGCTCACGACCGACACCGAGGTCAGGACGGCGACGGTCGCCATCTACTACATCCTCGGGAGCGACGTGCTCCGGGAGTGGAACGTGCTGATGGCGTCGCTCGTCCTGCTCGTCGCCCCGCCGGTGATCTTCTACGGCCTGTCGCGACGGTACGTCGGTGAGGGCCTGGGAGGGACGCCCGGATAG
- a CDS encoding carbohydrate ABC transporter permease: MAQRQGRTREEIREQYGLDERTLTDRLRENWTGYVFIIPTFLAFTALFYYPMVRGVTMTFTDTRLGEPGQFIGLANYQWLVTNDLFVYAFGWSIAFVAGTTFLQLGLGLLAALLLNELGEAAKDWVGALIMSPYFAAPLAGGVVWMWFLDNNFGFMAKALAVFGVDAPAFLATGVWPFISLIVAQTWHDYAYSAIIYAAAIASIPSEQYEAAAQSGANRLQRFRDVTVPRLLIPTIVILSLRTAWNIAEFSQPFALTGGGPGTRTMLLSILTYRVAFVNNNFARAYTVGMAMVLLSMTAAVIYVKAISEEENLYV, translated from the coding sequence ATGGCACAGAGACAAGGACGCACCCGAGAGGAGATCCGTGAGCAGTACGGGCTCGACGAGCGGACACTCACGGATCGACTCCGGGAGAACTGGACGGGGTACGTCTTCATCATACCCACGTTCCTCGCGTTCACGGCACTGTTCTACTATCCCATGGTCCGTGGGGTCACGATGACCTTCACCGACACCAGGCTGGGCGAACCGGGCCAGTTCATCGGCCTGGCGAACTACCAGTGGCTCGTGACGAACGACCTGTTCGTCTACGCGTTCGGCTGGTCCATCGCGTTCGTCGCCGGGACGACGTTCCTCCAGCTCGGACTGGGACTGCTCGCCGCACTGTTGTTGAACGAGTTGGGCGAAGCGGCCAAAGACTGGGTCGGGGCCCTGATCATGTCGCCGTACTTCGCCGCGCCGCTGGCCGGCGGTGTGGTCTGGATGTGGTTCCTCGACAACAACTTCGGCTTCATGGCCAAGGCGCTCGCCGTCTTCGGCGTCGACGCCCCGGCCTTCCTCGCGACGGGGGTCTGGCCGTTCATCTCGCTGATCGTCGCCCAGACGTGGCACGACTACGCCTACTCGGCGATCATCTACGCGGCCGCCATCGCGAGCATCCCGAGCGAACAGTACGAGGCGGCGGCCCAGTCCGGCGCCAACCGCCTCCAGCGGTTCCGTGACGTGACGGTGCCCCGGCTCCTGATCCCGACCATCGTCATCCTCTCGCTGCGGACCGCCTGGAACATCGCCGAGTTCTCCCAGCCGTTCGCCCTGACCGGCGGCGGTCCGGGGACCCGGACGATGCTCCTCAGCATCCTCACGTATCGCGTCGCGTTCGTCAACAACAACTTCGCCCGCGCGTACACCGTCGGCATGGCGATGGTCCTGCTGTCGATGACCGCCGCCGTCATCTACGTGAAGGCGATCAGCGAAGAGGAGAACCTGTACGTCTAA
- a CDS encoding ABC transporter substrate-binding protein, protein MSTRDTEDGSSGVSLDTDDEETSRRDFVKITTGAASVGAMGALAGCGGGGGGDGGDGGDGGDGGDGGDGGDGGDGGDGGDGGDDSGGSETVTVDFLSANAVENGDIQRHFQDSMEDFASKNDGYEVNLQTASYGDVQQSLTSRVQSGNPPALAESGGLGLQFFRNDQLVDHASFMEGTDTLPDDLTTAGQQVAEFRGNYWSLGAIRNTNSNLGIRPKTFSQAGVEDPMEELKTWSQFYDVLQTIDEEQDIIAYEETGVPGDLESYWGYARTAYTDGTDPWIRGEGTDPTVVINNEEMEEDRQKTDGMIKACITLANEFSSAEAATRGDEDIPALMLSGQVASFTYALATANRWYSVDENASIGWNDGEGDFMLLPDPQLDEDFGDAIGIDDLSGHSGQHGGHVWGLEQCHTIFDGVSDQQKEGAFALGRYLLEDNDFVLPAWGEYYEAIPGLDPKLEALRDEYDLPQNFEQSLTNQVEYGDQYSNTGGPWDVWPTDPIRWTDINETISQAIAGQHGVQETPSIVRERVLTRLEEENN, encoded by the coding sequence ATGTCAACCCGAGACACGGAAGACGGGTCCAGCGGGGTAAGTCTGGACACCGATGACGAAGAGACGAGCCGACGTGACTTCGTGAAGATCACGACGGGTGCGGCGAGTGTCGGTGCCATGGGCGCGCTCGCCGGTTGTGGCGGTGGCGGCGGTGGAGACGGCGGCGACGGCGGCGACGGCGGCGATGGCGGCGACGGTGGAGATGGCGGCGACGGCGGCGACGGTGGAGACGGCGGCGACGGCGGCGACGACAGCGGTGGGAGCGAAACCGTCACCGTCGACTTCCTCTCCGCGAACGCCGTGGAGAACGGCGACATCCAGCGCCACTTCCAGGACTCGATGGAGGACTTCGCGTCCAAGAACGACGGCTACGAGGTCAACCTCCAGACGGCGTCGTACGGCGACGTTCAGCAGTCCCTCACCTCCCGCGTGCAGAGCGGGAACCCGCCGGCGCTGGCGGAGTCCGGCGGCCTCGGCCTCCAGTTCTTCCGGAACGACCAGCTCGTCGACCACGCCTCGTTCATGGAAGGGACCGACACCCTCCCGGACGACCTGACGACGGCAGGCCAGCAGGTCGCCGAGTTCCGCGGCAACTACTGGTCGCTGGGTGCCATCCGCAACACCAACAGCAACCTCGGCATCCGGCCGAAGACGTTCTCGCAGGCGGGCGTCGAGGATCCGATGGAGGAGCTGAAGACCTGGAGCCAGTTCTACGATGTCCTCCAGACCATCGACGAGGAACAGGACATCATCGCCTACGAGGAGACGGGCGTCCCGGGCGACCTCGAGTCCTACTGGGGCTACGCGCGAACGGCCTACACCGACGGGACGGACCCGTGGATCCGCGGCGAGGGGACCGACCCGACCGTCGTGATCAACAACGAGGAGATGGAGGAGGACCGACAGAAGACCGACGGCATGATCAAGGCGTGTATCACTCTCGCCAACGAGTTCAGTAGCGCCGAGGCCGCCACGCGCGGCGACGAGGACATCCCGGCGCTGATGCTCAGCGGGCAGGTCGCCTCCTTCACGTACGCGCTGGCGACGGCGAACCGGTGGTACTCCGTCGACGAGAACGCCAGCATCGGCTGGAACGACGGCGAGGGCGACTTCATGCTGCTGCCCGACCCGCAGCTCGACGAGGACTTCGGCGACGCCATCGGCATCGACGACCTCAGCGGCCACTCGGGTCAACACGGCGGTCACGTCTGGGGACTGGAGCAGTGCCACACCATCTTCGACGGCGTGAGCGACCAGCAGAAGGAAGGGGCCTTCGCGCTCGGTCGCTACCTGCTCGAGGACAACGACTTCGTCCTCCCCGCGTGGGGCGAGTACTACGAGGCCATCCCGGGACTCGACCCCAAGCTCGAGGCGCTCCGTGACGAGTACGACCTCCCGCAGAACTTCGAGCAGTCGCTCACCAACCAGGTCGAGTACGGCGACCAGTACAGCAACACGGGCGGCCCGTGGGACGTCTGGCCGACCGACCCGATCCGCTGGACCGACATCAACGAGACGATCAGCCAGGCCATCGCCGGCCAGCACGGCGTCCAGGAGACGCCCTCGATCGTCCGCGAGCGGGTGCTGACCCGACTCGAAGAAGAGAACAACTGA
- a CDS encoding rhomboid family intramembrane serine protease, which yields MTLALTFGFVLAYRVEQNVAYVLGISPRQLVTLDTFPANALTQVFAPLLHASGDHLVATLVWVVPFGYFLERRRPWQDYVGFVVVAGFLTTTLVPALFVVGGVAPGLGIGGSGVAHALVGREATARLRELPRWRSLPRVEWGIAAVATVGLGVTLLGLADPPAGTSVVGHATGLVVGVVAGVGERYVSATPDRSAG from the coding sequence GTGACCCTGGCGCTGACGTTCGGCTTCGTACTCGCGTACCGCGTCGAACAGAACGTCGCGTACGTCCTCGGTATCTCGCCCCGACAACTCGTCACGCTCGATACGTTCCCGGCGAACGCGCTCACGCAGGTGTTCGCCCCCCTGCTCCACGCGAGCGGCGACCACCTCGTCGCGACGCTCGTGTGGGTCGTTCCCTTCGGCTACTTCCTCGAACGGCGCCGCCCCTGGCAGGACTACGTCGGCTTCGTCGTCGTCGCGGGCTTTCTCACGACGACGCTCGTCCCGGCCCTGTTCGTCGTCGGCGGCGTGGCGCCCGGACTGGGTATCGGCGGGAGTGGCGTCGCCCACGCGCTCGTCGGCCGCGAGGCCACGGCCCGACTCCGAGAACTCCCCCGATGGCGGTCGCTCCCGCGCGTCGAGTGGGGTATCGCCGCCGTCGCGACGGTCGGACTGGGGGTGACCCTCCTGGGCCTCGCCGACCCGCCGGCCGGCACGAGCGTCGTCGGCCACGCGACCGGGTTGGTGGTTGGTGTCGTCGCCGGGGTCGGTGAACGGTACGTGTCGGCGACGCCCGACCGGTCGGCGGGGTGA
- the glmU gene encoding bifunctional sugar-1-phosphate nucleotidylyltransferase/acetyltransferase has protein sequence MQTLILAAGQGTRMRPLTERWPKPMLPVAGRPLVAHTAAAAVQAGASRLVFVVGYEAEAVRARFGTEFEGVPVDYAVQDVQRGTADAVRVGAAELDDGPFAVLNGDNLYDPESLADLFDRGPSVGSYRVANPSAYGVLDVTEGRVTDVVEKPETPPSEVINTGAYVFPAAAREWLDVESSDRGERELTDVLGRVCRERTVTAVTLDRWLDVGRPWELLAANEWKLGECSRRIQGEVHEDADLRGGVVVESGATVDSGVVIEGPALVQDGATVGPNAYVRGATLLGPETTVGHAVEVKNSVLMRGATVGHLSYVGDSILGRDVNFGAGTTVANLRHDEAPVTCEVKGERVSTGRRKFGVVCGDDVKTGIDTSLNAGVSLAAGATTAPNETVVDSVTRD, from the coding sequence ATGCAGACGCTCATTCTGGCGGCTGGCCAGGGGACCCGCATGCGGCCGCTGACCGAACGGTGGCCGAAACCGATGCTCCCGGTCGCCGGGCGGCCACTCGTTGCGCATACGGCGGCTGCGGCGGTGCAGGCGGGGGCCTCGCGGTTGGTGTTCGTCGTGGGTTACGAGGCAGAGGCCGTTCGCGCCCGCTTCGGGACGGAGTTCGAGGGCGTCCCCGTGGACTACGCCGTACAGGACGTCCAGCGTGGGACGGCCGACGCCGTGCGGGTCGGAGCGGCCGAACTCGACGACGGCCCCTTCGCCGTCCTGAACGGCGACAACCTCTACGATCCGGAGTCGCTCGCCGACCTCTTCGACCGTGGCCCGAGCGTCGGCTCCTACCGCGTCGCGAACCCGAGCGCCTACGGCGTCCTCGACGTCACGGAGGGACGGGTCACGGACGTCGTCGAGAAGCCCGAGACGCCGCCCTCGGAGGTGATCAACACCGGTGCGTACGTCTTCCCCGCGGCGGCCCGGGAGTGGCTCGACGTCGAGAGTAGCGACCGCGGGGAACGCGAGCTGACGGACGTCCTCGGCCGCGTCTGTCGGGAACGGACGGTGACGGCAGTCACGCTGGATCGCTGGCTCGACGTGGGTCGACCGTGGGAACTGCTGGCGGCCAACGAGTGGAAACTCGGGGAGTGCTCCCGACGGATCCAGGGTGAGGTCCACGAGGACGCGGACCTCCGCGGCGGCGTCGTGGTCGAGTCGGGAGCGACCGTCGATTCGGGAGTCGTCATCGAGGGCCCGGCGCTCGTCCAGGACGGCGCGACCGTCGGGCCGAACGCCTACGTCCGCGGCGCGACCCTGCTCGGTCCGGAGACGACGGTCGGCCACGCCGTCGAAGTGAAGAACAGCGTCCTGATGCGCGGCGCGACGGTCGGTCACCTCTCGTACGTGGGCGACAGCATCCTCGGACGTGACGTGAACTTCGGTGCCGGCACGACGGTCGCGAACCTCCGTCACGACGAAGCGCCCGTCACCTGCGAGGTGAAAGGCGAGCGCGTGTCCACGGGGCGACGGAAGTTCGGCGTCGTCTGTGGCGACGACGTGAAAACGGGGATCGACACGAGTTTGAACGCCGGCGTGTCGCTCGCCGCCGGCGCCACGACCGCACCGAACGAAACGGTCGTGGACTCGGTCACCCGCGACTGA
- the glmS gene encoding glutamine--fructose-6-phosphate transaminase (isomerizing): protein MCGIVGCVGSDDTGRIVHQGLENLEYRGYDSAGIALTGETLTLAKTAGQVDELTAPRSADATAGIGHTRWSTHGEPTETNAHPHTDCTGEVAVVHNGIIENYDALKTELSEQHVFRSETDTEVIPHLVEEQLADDVSLLSAVQRATQRLDGSYAIAATAAGHDGIVVAREDSPLLIGHGDDATFIGSDATAFVEHTDRVTYLESGDIAHLTADDVTIYNGGESVDRPTDTLDWDAEAAGKSGYEHYMLKEIHEQPRALRQTISGRIDDLAIDVDLDVDLPTEYLQSVEEVQIVACGTSYHAGLYAKELLETYAGVRVTVHIASEYEFNGERDPWRTLVLAITQSGETADTLSALREAAGAGARTLALTNTLGSTVTREADDTIFIRAGPEIGVAATKTFVSQVATATLLTVHLGQVRGTLSSQATTEFLESLRDLPGAVQQVLDREPTIERAAETYADSEAFFYIGRRTGYPVALESALKLKEISYDHAEGFAAGELKHGPLALVTPETPVIAILTDGTAAEKTVHNVKEVESRGAPVVGVTSEPTLTTDVDTVFEIPACGPLEPVVANVVLQLFAYHVANEKGRSIDKPRNLAKSVTVE, encoded by the coding sequence ATGTGTGGGATCGTCGGCTGCGTCGGCTCGGACGACACGGGACGGATCGTCCACCAGGGGCTCGAGAACCTCGAATATCGCGGCTACGACTCGGCGGGTATCGCACTCACCGGCGAGACGCTCACCCTCGCCAAGACGGCGGGGCAGGTCGACGAACTCACGGCGCCACGGTCGGCCGACGCCACGGCCGGGATCGGACACACGCGGTGGAGCACTCACGGGGAACCCACGGAGACGAACGCCCACCCCCACACGGACTGTACCGGCGAGGTGGCCGTCGTCCACAACGGCATCATCGAGAACTACGACGCCCTCAAGACGGAACTCAGCGAGCAACACGTCTTCCGGAGCGAGACCGACACCGAAGTGATTCCACATCTCGTCGAGGAACAGCTCGCCGACGACGTCTCCCTGCTGAGCGCGGTGCAGCGGGCGACCCAGCGACTCGACGGAAGCTACGCCATCGCCGCGACGGCGGCCGGTCACGACGGCATCGTCGTCGCACGCGAGGATAGCCCCCTGTTGATCGGTCACGGCGACGACGCGACGTTCATCGGGAGCGACGCGACCGCGTTCGTCGAGCATACGGACCGGGTCACGTACCTCGAATCGGGGGATATCGCCCACCTGACGGCGGATGACGTCACGATCTACAACGGCGGAGAGTCCGTCGACAGACCGACCGACACCCTCGACTGGGACGCCGAGGCCGCCGGCAAGAGTGGCTACGAGCATTACATGCTCAAGGAGATCCACGAACAACCGCGCGCGCTCCGACAGACCATCTCCGGACGAATCGACGACCTCGCCATCGACGTCGACCTCGACGTCGACCTGCCCACGGAGTATCTCCAGTCCGTCGAGGAGGTGCAGATCGTCGCCTGTGGGACCTCGTATCACGCCGGTCTCTACGCGAAGGAACTGCTCGAAACGTACGCCGGCGTCCGGGTTACCGTCCACATCGCCAGCGAATACGAGTTCAACGGGGAGCGCGATCCGTGGCGCACGCTCGTGCTCGCCATCACGCAGAGCGGCGAGACGGCCGATACGCTCTCCGCACTCCGCGAGGCCGCGGGAGCGGGCGCACGCACGCTCGCGCTCACGAACACGCTCGGGAGCACCGTCACTCGGGAGGCCGACGACACGATCTTCATTCGCGCCGGTCCGGAGATCGGCGTCGCGGCGACCAAGACGTTCGTCTCCCAAGTCGCGACGGCCACGCTCCTCACGGTGCATCTGGGACAGGTGCGCGGGACCCTCTCGTCACAGGCCACGACGGAGTTCCTCGAGAGCCTCCGGGACCTCCCCGGCGCGGTCCAGCAGGTGTTGGATCGGGAACCCACGATCGAACGCGCCGCCGAGACCTACGCCGACAGCGAGGCCTTTTTCTACATCGGCAGGCGGACCGGCTACCCGGTCGCGCTCGAGAGCGCCCTCAAACTCAAGGAAATCTCGTACGATCACGCGGAGGGCTTCGCCGCCGGCGAACTGAAACACGGCCCACTGGCACTGGTGACGCCCGAGACGCCGGTCATCGCCATCCTCACCGACGGGACGGCGGCCGAGAAGACCGTCCACAACGTCAAGGAAGTCGAATCACGCGGCGCGCCCGTCGTCGGCGTCACGAGCGAACCGACGCTCACCACCGACGTCGACACCGTCTTCGAGATTCCGGCGTGTGGCCCCTTGGAGCCGGTGGTCGCGAACGTCGTCCTCCAACTGTTCGCGTACCACGTCGCGAACGAGAAGGGACGGTCGATCGACAAGCCGCGGAACCTCGCGAAGAGCGTCACCGTCGAGTGA
- a CDS encoding sugar phosphate nucleotidyltransferase, with product MKAVVLAAGKGRRLWPLTENRPKPMLPVANRPILEHIVDALTRTAITEVLIVVGSNRDRIQSHFEDSYGDLDISYVVQDPQLGTGHALLQAESHLGESFVALNGDRVIDATVVDAVVERQRETNDPVMAITRIEQPSRYGVVELDGRTVVGLEEQPHPDRAKSDYINAGVYAFGPEIFAAIRRIEAHGERALTEALGTFIDERRLEAVRYQGTWLDVSAPWDLLAGNDALLGTERSPDAIPESATIDASAVVADSTAIGENAVVHPQAAVLSGVSLGDNVSIGAGAILKNTILLTDVTIKSGTVMTDCIVGANTTLGPNTTVEGGRADVVLSEDVHRDVTLGGLIGDNVAGGGNVTITPGTIVGNTATLDGGTYVSGRVEDGSHVQRG from the coding sequence ATGAAAGCAGTCGTACTCGCCGCGGGGAAGGGACGGCGGCTCTGGCCGCTCACGGAGAACCGTCCGAAGCCCATGCTCCCGGTCGCGAATCGGCCCATCCTGGAGCACATCGTCGACGCGCTCACCCGGACGGCGATCACCGAGGTACTGATCGTCGTCGGCTCGAATCGTGATCGCATCCAGAGTCACTTCGAGGACAGCTACGGCGACTTGGATATCTCGTACGTCGTCCAGGACCCACAACTCGGGACCGGACACGCACTGTTACAGGCGGAATCGCATCTCGGCGAGTCGTTCGTCGCGTTGAACGGCGACCGGGTCATCGACGCGACGGTCGTCGACGCGGTCGTCGAGCGCCAGCGGGAGACCAACGATCCGGTCATGGCGATCACCCGCATCGAACAGCCGAGTCGGTACGGGGTCGTCGAACTCGACGGCCGGACGGTCGTCGGACTGGAGGAACAGCCACACCCCGACCGCGCGAAATCGGACTACATCAACGCCGGCGTCTACGCCTTCGGCCCCGAGATCTTCGCCGCGATTCGCCGTATCGAGGCACACGGCGAACGGGCGCTGACGGAGGCGTTGGGGACGTTCATCGACGAGCGGCGACTCGAAGCCGTTCGCTATCAGGGGACGTGGCTGGACGTCTCGGCGCCGTGGGACCTCCTCGCGGGCAACGACGCACTCCTCGGGACGGAGCGATCGCCGGACGCGATCCCCGAGAGTGCGACGATCGACGCCTCGGCGGTGGTCGCGGATTCCACGGCCATCGGGGAGAACGCGGTCGTCCATCCACAGGCGGCCGTGTTGAGCGGCGTCAGCCTCGGCGACAACGTTAGTATCGGCGCCGGCGCGATACTGAAAAATACGATTCTTTTAACTGATGTGACAATCAAGAGTGGTACTGTGATGACAGATTGCATCGTCGGCGCAAACACGACACTGGGCCCGAACACGACGGTCGAAGGCGGCCGTGCCGACGTCGTCCTTTCGGAGGACGTCCACCGCGACGTCACGCTCGGGGGATTGATCGGGGACAACGTCGCTGGCGGGGGCAACGTGACGATCACGCCGGGAACCATCGTCGGAAACACCGCCACGCTCGACGGCGGAACCTACGTGTCGGGGCGTGTCGAGGACGGCAGCCACGTACAGCGGGGCTGA